In the Chryseobacterium sp. MYb264 genome, one interval contains:
- a CDS encoding cytochrome-c peroxidase, giving the protein MRSYPLAIIALLIGFAVMSFNPTYKGVESENTVVNKGLNDFKTKLNHLKSDAYDFSEDKISLEKLQESLRNTRNSFKEIEFYIAYHYPEFTKTHLNAAPLFHIEAAGTSAYTLPPEGLQVLDELIFSDEAAENKEEIKTITDFLYNSYVSFYLSSAKNGLSKGNNKTLPLRIELIRIYTLGVTGFDTPGSLNISEEASHAMLGIKKYINDDPYFKNYNVQRANTILTGAVDYLSKNTDFEKFDRIEFYKKCIQPLYEEFGKWDGRTDDLKEFSGWNVNSKNFFGSDFLDPYFYTLLKSSEDNVDLRNLGKDIFYDQKLSDNGKMSCATCHLPENAFTDLKTKSQSNVEGKTVLRNSPSLYNAVFAKRFFYDLRAFYLEQQAEHVIYNEDEFNTSYESIIKKLKTKPEYKKAFAKAFKDGKVSKENFSKALSSYVASLYSFESDFDKFMRNEKEISDDAKKGFNLFMGKANCATCHFAPHFSGLVPPFFNENESEVLGVTKKPIKQLPIELDDDKGRFKSPVKKENSWIYENSFKTVTVRNIALTKPYFHNGAFNTLEEVLDFYNEGGGEGLGLQMKNQTLPPDKLDLNETEMKQIIAFLNSLTDVSRK; this is encoded by the coding sequence ATGAGATCCTATCCTTTAGCTATTATTGCCCTGCTGATCGGCTTTGCCGTAATGTCTTTTAATCCGACGTACAAAGGAGTCGAAAGTGAAAATACCGTAGTTAATAAAGGATTAAATGATTTTAAAACTAAGTTGAACCATTTAAAATCAGATGCTTATGATTTTTCTGAAGATAAAATTTCATTAGAAAAACTTCAGGAATCATTGAGAAATACGAGAAATTCGTTCAAAGAAATAGAATTCTACATCGCTTATCATTATCCTGAATTCACAAAAACACATTTGAACGCCGCGCCGTTATTTCATATTGAAGCAGCGGGAACTTCAGCTTATACGTTGCCTCCGGAAGGTCTTCAGGTTTTAGACGAATTGATTTTTTCTGATGAAGCAGCGGAGAATAAAGAAGAAATTAAAACGATTACCGATTTTTTGTATAACAGTTATGTCAGTTTTTATTTAAGTTCGGCGAAAAATGGTTTAAGCAAAGGAAATAATAAAACGCTTCCGCTTAGAATTGAACTAATCAGAATTTATACGTTAGGTGTAACAGGTTTTGACACACCAGGATCTTTAAATATTTCTGAAGAAGCTTCTCACGCGATGTTGGGAATCAAAAAATACATTAATGACGATCCTTATTTTAAAAATTATAATGTTCAGCGGGCGAATACGATTTTAACTGGTGCTGTCGATTATCTTTCAAAAAATACAGATTTTGAAAAGTTTGATAGAATTGAATTCTACAAAAAATGTATTCAGCCTTTATACGAAGAATTTGGAAAATGGGACGGAAGAACAGATGATCTGAAAGAATTTTCAGGTTGGAATGTCAACAGCAAAAACTTTTTCGGAAGCGATTTTCTGGATCCCTATTTTTATACTTTACTGAAATCTTCGGAAGATAATGTTGATTTGAGAAATTTAGGAAAAGATATTTTCTACGATCAAAAGTTAAGTGACAACGGAAAAATGAGCTGTGCAACCTGCCATTTACCTGAAAATGCTTTTACAGATTTGAAAACGAAATCTCAAAGCAATGTCGAAGGAAAAACTGTTCTTAGAAATTCTCCATCGTTGTATAATGCAGTTTTTGCCAAGAGATTCTTCTATGATTTGAGAGCTTTTTATCTGGAACAACAGGCAGAACACGTAATTTATAACGAAGATGAGTTTAATACAAGCTACGAAAGCATCATCAAAAAATTAAAAACAAAACCTGAATATAAAAAAGCATTTGCCAAAGCCTTCAAAGACGGAAAAGTAAGTAAAGAGAATTTCTCAAAGGCGTTGAGTTCTTATGTTGCGTCATTGTATTCTTTTGAAAGTGATTTTGATAAATTCATGAGAAATGAAAAGGAAATTTCTGATGATGCAAAAAAAGGATTCAATTTATTTATGGGAAAAGCGAATTGTGCGACTTGCCATTTTGCACCACATTTTTCAGGATTGGTTCCGCCGTTTTTTAATGAAAATGAATCTGAAGTGTTGGGCGTAACGAAAAAACCAATCAAGCAATTGCCGATTGAGCTGGATGATGATAAAGGAAGATTTAAAAGTCCGGTGAAAAAAGAGAATTCTTGGATCTATGAAAATTCTTTTAAAACAGTAACGGTAAGAAATATTGCTTTAACGAAACCGTATTTCCACAACGGAGCATTCAACACGCTGGAAGAAGTTTTGGATTTCTATAATGAAGGTGGAGGAGAAGGTTTAGGCTTACAAATGAAAAATCAAACGTTGCCGCCGGATAAATTAGATTTAAATGAAACAGAAATGAAACAGATTATCGCTTTCCTGAATTCTCTGACGGATGTTAGTAGAAAATAG
- a CDS encoding DUF3592 domain-containing protein — protein MEENNYFYRKHQDYFNHENVFSMKTTSSFFTLLMIGMMSVAVLISGFGVVYSIVKCVKSIQLTTSGLQKQGKIVDYAVSISKDSDSGESKEMYTPIIEFNDNFGKKHIIRGNYSSGGKESSDRITVYYTKDHPEDAVIGNFFSLWGIPLITFLFSSVCLLVALKPLCSNIKKL, from the coding sequence ATGGAAGAAAATAATTATTTTTACAGGAAACATCAAGACTATTTTAATCACGAAAATGTATTCTCAATGAAAACGACCTCCTCATTTTTTACTTTGCTGATGATAGGCATGATGTCTGTTGCAGTCCTTATCTCCGGATTCGGTGTGGTGTACAGTATCGTTAAATGTGTAAAAAGTATTCAACTGACCACTTCAGGACTTCAGAAACAGGGAAAAATTGTGGATTATGCAGTAAGCATTTCCAAAGATTCTGACTCAGGAGAATCTAAAGAGATGTATACGCCCATTATTGAATTTAATGATAACTTTGGAAAAAAGCATATCATTCGCGGCAACTACAGCAGTGGCGGCAAGGAGTCTTCCGATAGGATTACCGTATATTATACGAAAGATCATCCCGAAGATGCCGTCATCGGAAACTTTTTCAGTCTTTGGGGAATTCCATTAATTACCTTCCTGTTTTCATCGGTTTGTCTGCTGGTTGCTTTAAAACCATTATGCAGCAACATAAAAAAGCTTTAA
- a CDS encoding nucleoside phosphorylase yields the protein MLNKLAASELVLNNDGSVYHLNLLPEDIAEKIILVGDPDRVAKVSAYFDKVEIKKNKREFYTHTGTLRGERITVMSTGIGTENIDIVMNELDALVNIDLKNKEFKTEHKALELFRMGTCGSVNPDVQVDNMLVTQNVVGLDGLMHFYQDYSFENEFSKNFLEKFPYANIKPMLYFADWAEEMADYYKDAKYHGNTATFPGFYAPQGRQLRLKALDDKFLETLNELGVTNFEMETSAIYALSKLLGHKAITVNNVIANRRRGEFSADHHASEKNLINWVLDRIIK from the coding sequence ATGCTAAACAAACTTGCAGCTTCAGAGCTGGTGCTGAACAATGACGGAAGTGTATATCACTTGAACCTTTTGCCCGAAGATATTGCCGAAAAGATTATCCTTGTGGGAGATCCTGACCGTGTGGCGAAGGTTTCCGCCTATTTTGACAAAGTAGAGATCAAAAAAAATAAAAGAGAATTTTACACGCATACCGGAACGCTTCGTGGTGAAAGAATTACCGTAATGTCTACCGGAATTGGTACCGAAAACATCGATATCGTAATGAACGAATTGGATGCTTTGGTAAATATCGATCTTAAAAATAAAGAATTTAAGACAGAACATAAAGCGTTAGAACTTTTCAGAATGGGAACTTGCGGAAGTGTAAATCCTGATGTTCAGGTTGATAATATGTTGGTGACTCAAAATGTTGTTGGTCTTGACGGATTGATGCATTTCTACCAGGATTACAGCTTTGAGAATGAGTTTTCTAAGAACTTTTTAGAAAAATTCCCTTATGCAAATATCAAACCGATGCTTTATTTCGCAGATTGGGCTGAAGAAATGGCTGATTATTACAAAGATGCAAAATACCACGGAAACACGGCGACATTCCCGGGATTCTATGCTCCACAGGGAAGACAGCTTCGTCTAAAGGCTTTGGATGATAAATTCCTTGAAACATTGAACGAACTTGGCGTGACGAATTTCGAAATGGAAACTTCTGCTATTTATGCTCTTTCAAAACTATTAGGTCACAAAGCAATTACCGTAAATAATGTGATCGCCAACAGAAGACGTGGAGAATTCTCTGCAGATCACCATGCTTCTGAGAAAAACCTGATTAATTGGGTGCTGGATAGAATTATTAAATAA
- a CDS encoding enoyl-ACP reductase FabI, which translates to MSYGLLKGKKGIIFGALNEQSIAWKVAERCHEEGAEFILSNAPIALRMGELNGLAEKTGSEVIGADATSIEDLEKLFDAAVAKFGKIDFILHSIGMSINVRKGKHYTEMNYDWLEKGWDISAVSFHKVMRVAYEKDCMNEWGSILALTYIAAQRTFPDYNDMSDNKAYLESIARTFGNYWGERKVRVNTVSQSPTPTTAGSGVKGFGGFLGYAEDMSPLGNATALECADYCVTLFSDLTKKVTMQNLFHDGGFSSSGVTQKVISKYDAE; encoded by the coding sequence ATGTCATACGGTTTACTTAAAGGCAAAAAGGGAATTATTTTTGGTGCCCTTAATGAACAATCAATCGCGTGGAAGGTTGCGGAAAGATGTCATGAGGAAGGTGCAGAATTTATTTTGTCTAATGCTCCTATCGCTTTAAGAATGGGAGAACTTAATGGTTTAGCCGAAAAAACAGGTTCAGAGGTTATTGGTGCAGACGCTACTTCCATTGAAGATCTGGAAAAGCTTTTTGATGCGGCTGTTGCCAAATTTGGAAAAATTGATTTCATCCTTCACTCGATCGGGATGTCTATCAACGTAAGAAAGGGAAAACATTATACAGAAATGAATTACGACTGGTTGGAAAAAGGCTGGGATATTTCTGCAGTTTCTTTCCACAAGGTAATGCGTGTGGCGTATGAAAAAGACTGTATGAATGAATGGGGAAGCATTTTGGCGCTTACTTATATTGCCGCTCAGAGAACATTCCCAGATTATAATGATATGTCTGATAACAAAGCTTATCTGGAAAGTATCGCAAGAACTTTTGGGAATTACTGGGGAGAGAGAAAAGTACGTGTTAATACGGTATCCCAATCTCCAACACCTACAACAGCCGGTAGTGGCGTAAAAGGTTTCGGAGGTTTCCTGGGCTATGCTGAAGATATGTCACCTCTAGGTAATGCAACTGCTCTTGAATGTGCTGACTATTGCGTTACTTTATTCTCAGATCTTACTAAAAAAGTTACCATGCAGAACCTTTTCCACGATGGAGGATTCAGCAGTTCTGGTGTAACTCAGAAGGTTATTAGTAAATATGATGCTGAGTAA
- a CDS encoding DMT family transporter: MKKSYLLLHLAVILAGFTGVFGKLISLNEGLLVWYRLLFSSIILFVILKLLRISSKIPTQEKIRISKVGLLITMHWIFFYASIKYSNISIGVVCYCLTSFFTAIFKPLIDKEKFKISELFLSTLTLLGISLIFHFDTSYQLGIGLGVISSALGALYTIYNNRLVQHFDSKVINYYQMIAGTVVLGLFMPVYLYFFPVPTLIPSLKDIGYLVFLSSFCTVGLYVAFAEVLKKIPAFTVNLTFNLEPIYAIIMAFLFFDESKQVNISFYAGLSFIITSVILQTLISIRKK, from the coding sequence ATGAAAAAATCATATTTATTATTACATCTGGCTGTAATTTTGGCCGGATTTACAGGTGTTTTCGGAAAACTTATTTCTCTTAATGAAGGTCTTTTAGTCTGGTACCGACTTTTATTTTCATCAATTATCTTATTCGTTATTTTAAAACTGCTAAGAATTTCATCAAAGATTCCAACTCAGGAAAAAATCCGTATTTCAAAAGTGGGATTATTAATTACAATGCATTGGATCTTTTTTTATGCCAGCATCAAGTATTCAAATATTTCTATCGGTGTTGTTTGTTATTGTCTAACCAGTTTTTTCACAGCAATATTTAAACCTTTAATTGATAAAGAAAAATTTAAAATTTCAGAATTATTTCTCAGCACTTTGACGCTTTTAGGAATCAGCCTGATTTTCCATTTTGATACATCTTATCAATTAGGAATTGGCTTAGGCGTCATTTCATCGGCATTGGGAGCTCTTTATACAATTTATAATAACCGTCTTGTTCAGCATTTTGACTCTAAGGTCATTAATTATTATCAAATGATAGCCGGAACAGTCGTTCTTGGGCTTTTCATGCCGGTTTATCTGTACTTCTTCCCTGTTCCGACTCTTATTCCAAGCTTAAAAGATATTGGATATCTGGTTTTTCTGTCATCATTTTGCACCGTTGGTTTATATGTTGCTTTCGCTGAAGTTTTGAAAAAAATTCCAGCTTTTACCGTGAATTTAACTTTCAATCTAGAGCCAATTTACGCGATCATTATGGCTTTTTTATTCTTTGATGAAAGCAAACAAGTAAACATTTCATTTTATGCAGGTCTATCATTTATAATTACTTCTGTTATTTTACAGACTTTGATTTCAATTAGAAAGAAATAA
- a CDS encoding DUF4256 domain-containing protein — MKNKLTSEQAEELLKVLKTRFEKNMNRHKDLNWEKIQIKLEKSPEKLWTLNEMEITEGEPDVISYDQKKDEYFFFDCSPESPKRRSLCYDYPAWNARKANKPESNAIDKASEMGIELLTEQQYRQLQELGKFDLKTSSWIKTPTNIRELGGAIFCDRRYNTVFTYHNGADSYYAARGFRGCLKV; from the coding sequence ATGAAAAATAAACTGACTTCAGAACAAGCCGAAGAACTTTTAAAAGTTTTAAAAACCCGTTTTGAGAAAAACATGAATCGTCACAAAGACTTAAACTGGGAAAAAATTCAAATAAAATTAGAGAAAAGTCCTGAAAAACTTTGGACCTTAAATGAAATGGAAATAACTGAAGGTGAACCAGATGTGATTAGCTATGATCAAAAAAAAGATGAGTATTTCTTCTTCGACTGTTCTCCGGAAAGTCCGAAACGCAGAAGTTTATGTTACGACTACCCTGCCTGGAATGCCCGAAAAGCCAATAAACCGGAAAGCAATGCCATCGATAAAGCTTCAGAAATGGGCATCGAATTATTGACAGAACAACAATATCGACAACTTCAGGAATTAGGAAAATTTGATTTAAAAACGTCTAGTTGGATAAAAACTCCCACTAATATTAGAGAATTGGGCGGTGCTATTTTCTGCGATCGTCGTTACAATACCGTTTTCACTTACCACAACGGCGCTGATTCTTATTACGCAGCGAGAGGTTTTCGTGGGTGTTTGAAAGTTTAA
- a CDS encoding threonine aldolase family protein — MKFSFKNDYSEGCHPYILQALLQYNLHQQAGYGEDEYSLKAKDLIREKMKNPHSEIYFVSGGTQANLIVISSILRPYQCAVSAATGHILNNETGAIEATGHKILGIDKEDGKLAPADIIPVLENHRNVPHQVMPKLVYISNSTELGTIYTLKELEELSAFCKENKLYLFMDGARLGHGLTAEISDLTLEKVAKLTDVFYLGGTKNGALIGEAIIINNQELQQDFAFNIKQKGALLAKGRLLGIQFLELMKNDLYFDLAKHANQQAMKIKNAMKEKGIQFLSDTYTNQIFPILSNDLIQKLSEKFEFYVWKKIDTKFSSIRLITSWNTGDEPVNDFIEIIKKEL; from the coding sequence ATGAAATTTTCATTCAAAAACGACTATTCAGAAGGTTGCCATCCTTATATTTTACAGGCACTTTTACAGTATAATCTTCATCAGCAGGCAGGTTACGGAGAAGATGAATATTCTCTAAAGGCTAAAGATTTGATCAGAGAAAAAATGAAAAATCCTCATTCTGAAATTTATTTTGTTTCAGGCGGAACTCAGGCTAATTTAATTGTAATTTCTTCGATATTAAGACCTTATCAATGTGCAGTTTCTGCGGCTACCGGACATATTTTGAATAATGAGACCGGAGCCATTGAAGCAACCGGACATAAAATTTTAGGTATAGATAAGGAAGACGGAAAGCTAGCTCCTGCAGATATTATTCCCGTCTTGGAAAATCATCGAAATGTTCCTCATCAGGTAATGCCTAAATTGGTTTATATTTCTAATTCTACGGAGTTGGGAACGATTTATACTTTGAAAGAATTAGAAGAACTTTCTGCTTTTTGTAAGGAAAATAAGTTGTATTTATTCATGGATGGCGCGAGATTAGGGCATGGTTTAACTGCAGAAATCAGCGACCTTACTTTAGAAAAAGTAGCTAAACTTACGGATGTTTTCTATTTGGGCGGAACTAAAAACGGAGCCTTGATCGGGGAAGCTATTATCATTAATAATCAGGAACTTCAGCAGGATTTTGCTTTTAATATCAAACAGAAGGGAGCACTTTTAGCAAAAGGAAGGTTGTTAGGAATTCAATTTTTAGAATTGATGAAAAATGATCTTTACTTTGATTTGGCAAAACATGCGAATCAGCAGGCCATGAAAATTAAAAATGCAATGAAGGAAAAAGGAATTCAATTCCTTTCTGATACTTATACCAATCAGATTTTTCCGATTTTAAGTAATGATTTAATTCAAAAATTATCCGAAAAATTTGAATTTTATGTTTGGAAAAAGATAGATACGAAATTTTCGTCAATTCGTTTAATAACTTCTTGGAATACAGGGGATGAACCTGTTAATGATTTTATTGAAATTATTAAAAAAGAATTATAA
- a CDS encoding metal-dependent transcriptional regulator, with translation MKTTLTEENYLKALFHLVDNESKVTINELSKFLSVKMPSVNNMMKKFADKGWVVYETYKPLIVTEKGRREAALVVRKHRLTEMFLVKKMNFGWENVHEIAEQLEHVHSTIFFDKMDEILDHPKFDPHGEPIPDKDGNIIAQDLQKLSACELNETVIFASVTLSDDAFLNYLTERNLLLNKKITIVKIENFDKSITVEVDGKQEVLSKKATEKILVKK, from the coding sequence TTGAAAACAACATTAACAGAAGAAAACTATCTTAAGGCTCTGTTTCATTTGGTAGACAATGAAAGTAAGGTAACGATTAATGAACTCAGCAAATTTTTATCCGTAAAAATGCCGAGCGTTAATAATATGATGAAGAAATTTGCAGACAAAGGCTGGGTGGTTTACGAGACGTACAAGCCACTGATTGTTACCGAAAAAGGAAGAAGGGAAGCCGCTCTTGTCGTAAGAAAACACCGGTTAACCGAAATGTTTTTGGTAAAAAAAATGAATTTCGGCTGGGAAAATGTACATGAAATTGCGGAACAACTGGAACACGTACACTCCACTATTTTCTTTGATAAGATGGATGAAATTCTTGATCATCCGAAATTTGACCCTCATGGCGAACCTATTCCTGATAAAGATGGAAATATTATCGCCCAGGATCTTCAAAAATTGAGTGCTTGTGAGTTGAATGAAACCGTTATCTTTGCTTCTGTTACGCTTTCTGACGATGCTTTTTTAAATTATTTAACAGAAAGAAATTTACTGTTGAATAAGAAAATTACAATCGTTAAAATAGAAAACTTTGACAAATCCATTACGGTGGAAGTTGATGGAAAACAGGAAGTTTTGAGCAAAAAAGCGACAGAAAAAATATTAGTTAAAAAATAA
- a CDS encoding DMT family transporter has protein sequence MQTNILKGFLLAVLAALLWGVSGTFGQFLFQQRGINIEWLITMRMLISGFCLLLFAKFGEKQNLFEIWKNKKNAMQLIIFSIAGMLAVQYTYFAAIKHSNAATATVLQYSGPVIIAIYLAFKNKKLPVFLEMIAIILAVAGTVLLVTHGNLSSLSISLTALLFGIASAVALAIYTLQPVKLLSKYKPSLIIGWGMFCGGFAFSFVKAPWVVDGIWDVQTYWYTIFIVIFGTLVPFYAYLQAVQIIGGQKTSLLASLEPLSATILAVLWLNVSFTTIDWIGSIFIISTVFLLSKKAKKVKEVVEEI, from the coding sequence ATGCAGACGAATATTTTAAAAGGTTTCTTATTGGCTGTTTTAGCCGCTTTACTTTGGGGAGTTTCCGGAACATTCGGACAGTTTTTATTTCAACAGAGGGGAATAAATATTGAATGGCTGATCACCATGCGAATGCTGATTTCTGGATTTTGCTTATTACTATTTGCGAAATTTGGTGAAAAGCAAAATTTATTTGAAATCTGGAAAAATAAAAAAAATGCAATGCAGTTAATTATTTTCAGTATCGCGGGAATGCTTGCGGTTCAGTATACGTATTTTGCAGCAATAAAACATTCAAATGCCGCTACAGCAACGGTTTTGCAATACTCAGGACCGGTGATAATTGCTATTTATTTAGCTTTTAAAAATAAAAAATTGCCCGTATTTTTAGAAATGATTGCCATAATTTTAGCCGTTGCAGGTACAGTTTTATTGGTTACCCACGGAAATCTTAGCAGTCTTTCAATCTCACTTACCGCATTATTATTTGGGATTGCTTCAGCGGTGGCATTGGCAATTTATACTTTACAACCCGTGAAATTATTATCAAAATACAAACCTTCACTCATTATAGGATGGGGAATGTTCTGCGGCGGTTTTGCCTTCAGTTTTGTGAAAGCTCCATGGGTTGTTGATGGAATTTGGGACGTGCAAACCTATTGGTACACCATATTTATTGTGATCTTTGGAACTCTCGTGCCTTTTTATGCTTACCTTCAGGCAGTTCAGATCATTGGCGGACAAAAAACAAGTCTTTTGGCTTCGTTAGAACCTTTATCTGCAACGATTTTGGCGGTTCTTTGGCTCAATGTTTCTTTCACAACAATCGATTGGATCGGAAGTATTTTCATTATTTCGACCGTATTTTTATTGAGTAAAAAAGCAAAGAAAGTAAAAGAAGTTGTTGAAGAAATTTAG
- a CDS encoding Lrp/AsnC family transcriptional regulator: MKNVDHFDVLILEILQKDNMTPQRDIGDKIGLSAAAVQRRIKKMRETGIIKADVSVVDTEKIKYSVTLLVEIFLDSDKIDLIDQARQVFNATPEVQQCYYVTGESDFMLVIIVPSMKDYEQLTRKIFYSNENIKHFRTLVSMDTIKSNLEIPLHILSQLE; encoded by the coding sequence ATGAAAAATGTAGATCACTTTGATGTTTTGATTCTTGAAATCCTTCAGAAAGACAATATGACTCCGCAAAGAGATATTGGAGACAAGATCGGATTATCTGCTGCTGCTGTTCAAAGACGAATTAAAAAAATGCGGGAAACCGGAATTATTAAAGCCGATGTTTCAGTTGTTGATACCGAAAAAATTAAATATTCTGTAACCCTTTTGGTTGAAATTTTTCTTGATAGTGATAAGATTGATCTGATTGACCAGGCAAGACAGGTTTTCAATGCTACACCTGAAGTTCAGCAATGTTATTACGTAACAGGAGAATCTGATTTTATGTTGGTGATTATTGTTCCTTCAATGAAAGATTATGAGCAGCTCACCCGCAAAATATTTTACAGCAATGAAAATATTAAGCATTTCAGGACATTGGTTTCTATGGATACGATAAAATCAAATTTAGAAATTCCGTTGCATATTCTATCTCAGTTAGAATAA